GCTGTGTTCCACCCTAGAAACAATGGGGAAACTGCTTCCATATAATAAATCTTACTAGTTTAGGCTAATCGATAGCGAATTATTTGCTCTTATGAGAATGGTGCAGTTCTATGTTACCAGGGTATATAGTCCCTACTATTGAGTGTTGATTGCTTACTTTATAGATTTTATTACATTTTCCTATCTACTGTTGTTTGATTTTATCTTGGAGTTGACCTTTCTTGCTATCTCATTGAATATGGCTTTGGATCCGGGATTTTGAGATCATCAATGTACTTCTTCAGCTTGTCGTCCCACATTTGGTAGTTGCCTTCGTTGAAAGAGTAGATCTTTCTTGATTTGGGGATCTGCACTTTCTCTTGAGTCAACACAAACTCACCATACATGGAATCCAACGTGAAGGAGTAGACACCTTTCCCGACGGACAACAAAAAAATCACGGAGATCGAGTACATGCAGTATTCTGCGGCCAACAGGTTGGTCCCTGGTTGGCATACGCTCACTATGCACTTTTGCTTCTCTTGGTCCAACTGCATTGTTTGGATATACAGAAGTTTTAGTTAGCTATGAAAACTAGGAATGTCAGATTTCTAAAAGAACGTGTTTGCATATACATACAGCGGATACATCATCTCCAAAATCAGCAAGACATTCGTCGTTAGGATGGTAGATACCAAAGATGGATCCAGTTGATACAGCAGCGTCGATGTTGGATGAGCCGTCTAGGGGATCAACTACGACAATGTAGTTCCCAGAGTAACTCTCTTCCACTGCAACAGGTACATCTTCTTCCTCTGAAGCTATAATCCCTGTTCTTCCACTTGATCTCAAGCAGCTTGAGAACACCTAAACCACATTCATGCATCTATGTAAGAAATTATACATGCTACATGGCAATAAAAATGCTATGCCAACTAAGGAATTGGATTTCTAATGGTGTGGTAAAATTACTTGAGTGTTACCAAAACTAATTTATACAAAATTTCACAATGGATTCATTCAGTTTGGTAGATACCTCATTGGAGATAACTTCGAGCTTCTTCTGGTCTTCGCCTTGGATGTTAACGGCACCTTGACCTCCAATCTTGGCTGAAGTAGTGCAGGACATTTAGCTTCCCAATCTGGAGATACAACAAACCTATCTAATCATGAAATAATAGGAGGATTTTGAAGATTAGACCATGTAAATATGCCTCCAGCCATTGGCAGATCTATAAAATTTTGTGTATCTAAAAAAATTCCTGAACTTTCTTCTATTAATTAATCTGCCTCCATCTCTATTTCTCTCTGAGtgagtgaaaattgcattttagTCTCCATCTATGCACCAAGGCTCATGCATAATAGTTCTAATATCAGCAATGTGTTGCCGAAATTGAGCAAAATCTGAAGGATCAGAAGCACCATAAACAGATGTGCAAAGCCAAACAAAACCATCTTTGACATTTCAGAATCTAATAGTTAGAGAAAAAACACCCAATAAAGATTTCTCCATGATTAAATCCCCACCATTGCATAGAACAATTATGCCTCCATATCTTTCATTCGAAGGAAGAAAAGCATATTCACATTTGTTACTACCCATAATGAATGCACTAACGAATCAGTGACACACTCCATTTTCGATTCTTGGATAGCACATAGAGAAACTTTCTTCTTCCTGATACCATTTCCGACTGATTGAATCTTTGGATCATCGTGAAGACCCCTAACGTTCCAAGTCATACTCTTAATATCCATTACATACCTTAGTAGTCCCCACTGCAGCTGAAGATTTGGAAATTCCTTCAGCTTCA
This genomic interval from Papaver somniferum cultivar HN1 unplaced genomic scaffold, ASM357369v1 unplaced-scaffold_107, whole genome shotgun sequence contains the following:
- the LOC113328404 gene encoding fructose-1,6-bisphosphatase 1, chloroplastic-like — its product is MSCTTSAKIGGQGAVNIQGEDQKKLEVISNEVFSSCLRSSGRTGIIASEEEDVPVAVEESYSGNYIVVVDPLDGSSNIDAAVSTGSIFGIYHPNDECLADFGDDVSALDQEKQKCIVSVCQPGTNLLAAEYCMYSISVIFLLSVGKGVYSFTLDSMYGEFVLTQEKVQIPKSRKIYSFNEGNYQMWDDKLKKYIDDLKIPDPKPYSMR